Proteins encoded within one genomic window of Triticum aestivum cultivar Chinese Spring chromosome 2D, IWGSC CS RefSeq v2.1, whole genome shotgun sequence:
- the LOC123050654 gene encoding protein tesmin/TSO1-like CXC 2, which yields MDDLPHCTCEKTQCLQRYCHCFEASVYCDEGCSCQGCRNTEDNSDEVDERAECIMKKKPDAFKPKIIAGDGPGLQQQQQRAAGVHVKGCNCRNSECKKLYCECFKHGVGCSDKCQCTGCANTFGVKGAAQQAHSDSPEGTSGGSGETLVRSNGSSAIINDDMASQLTETSIMDDIHIPSELSHMDVDLGPPTQALGDGGLEDIIFYSDFQHNIDRQAHQGLAQQADASLSNDANSLLEQGPSKTDTCDLLHHGSQINKLGGIRS from the exons ATGGACGATTTGCCGCACTGCACCTGCGAGAAGACCCAGTGCCTCCAGCG CTACTGCCATTGCTTCGAGGCCTCGGTGTACTGCGACGAGGGGTGCTCCTGCCAGGGCTGCCGCAACACAGAGGACAACTCCGACGAGGTGGATGAGCGCGCAGAGTGCATCATGAAGAAGAAGCCCGACGCCTTCAAGCCCAAGATCATCGCCGGCGATGGGCCTGGgctgcaacagcagcagcagcgagcAGCAGGGGTGCACGTCAAGGGGTGCAACTGCCGCAATTCTGAATGCAAGAAGCTCTACTGCGAGTGCTTCAAG CACGGCGTCGGGTGCAGCGACAAGTGCCAGTGCACAGGGTGCGCCAACACCTTCGGAGTGAAAGGCG CGGCTCAACAAGCACATAGTGATAGTCCTGAAGGAACATCTGGCGGCTCCGGTGAAACACTTGTCCGTTCTAATGGATCGTCCGCAATCATCAACGACGACATGGCTTCTCAGTTGACAGAAACAAGCATCATGGACGATATCCACATCCCCAGCGAATTGAGTCACATGGATGTTGATCTTGGTCCACCAACTCAAGCCCTGGG TGACGGCGGCCTCGAGGACATCATCTTCTATTCAGACTTTCAGCACAATATTGATCGCCAAGCACATCAGGGGTTGGCGCAGCAGGCCGATGCATCGCTGAGCAATGACGCAAACTCCCTACTAGAGCAGGGCCCTTCAAAAACTGACACTTGTGATCTTCTCCACCATGGTAGCCAGATCAACAAACTCGGTGGAATTCGATCTTGA